In Azospirillum thermophilum, the sequence CGCTTCCCGATCCTCGCACCGGAAGCGGAGCGCACCCTGGCCGTCGCCTGGCGTGACAAGGGGGACGCCGGGGCGCTGGAGCGCCTGGTCGGCAGCCACCTCCGCCTCGTCATCAAGATCGCCCGCGGCTTCGGCGGATATGGCCTGCCGCTGGTCGATCTGGTGGCGGAAGGCAATGTGGGGCTGATGCAGGCCGCGCAGAAATTCGATCCCGACCGCGGCTTCCGCTTCGCCACTTACGCCACCTGGTGGATCCGCGCCGCCATCCAGGAATACATCCTGCACAGCTGGTCGCTGGTGAAGATGGGCACCACCGCCGCCCAGAAGAAGCTGTTCTTCAACCTGCGCCGCCTCAAGAGCCAGATGGAGGAACTGGAGCAGGGCGACCTCTCCCCCGAAACCGTCACCGCCATCGCCACCGAACTGGACGTGCCGGAGACCGAGGTGGTGGAGATGAACCGCCGCCTGTCCTCCAATGACAGCTCGCTCGACGCCACCCTGTCGGCCGACGGCGAGACCAACTGGCTGGAGTTGCTGGCCGATGAGCGCCCGACCCAGGACGCCATGCTGGCGGAGGCCGACGAGTTGGCCCTGCGCCGCCGGCTGGTCGGACAGGCGCTCGAACGGCTCGACGACCGCGAGCGCCGCATCCTGTTCGAGCGCCGCCTGAAGGACGATCCCTCGACGCTGGAGGCGCTCAGCCAGCAGTTCTCCGTCTCGCGGGAGCGGGTCCGGCAGATCGAAGTCCGCGCGTTCGAGAAGCTGCAGAAGGCCGTGCTCAGCGCGGCCCAGGCGCTCCGCCGTCCGACGGCGCACCACGCGACCGCCTGACACTGCTGCCGGGCCCGGGCGCCCGTCAGAGTGCCTCCATCCCTGTCCTGACTGGTCTCCGGCGGACGCTTTCAAAGCGCCGCCGGTTTTTTTCGTGCCGATTGATCGAAATCAATTGTGCGTCCAGAGGATCAACTGCGACAAAGTGGCCGCTTACCGGATTGAGTAGCTTGAGCATTATGTGCGCCACGGTAGCAGCGCTGGCCTTCGCCATATGACTTTTGTACGCTGCTCCCTTCGCTAGAGGAGAAAGCAGCTCCATGTTGAACGCCGCCCAAACCCAGTCGATCATCGACCGCATCACCTTCCTGCGCATCGACGAGACCACCAAGGCGGTCCTGCGCGAGTTCCAGCCTTATCTGGCGCAGCGGATCGATCAGATCCTGGAGGAGTTCTACAGCTATCTCCGCACCGTGCCGCAGGTCTCCCACCTGCTGGCCAGCCCCAGCACGGTGCAGCACGCCCGCGACATGCAGAAGCAGCACTGGCTGCGCAACGTCTTCACCGGCACCTTCGACGACTCCTACATGGCGCAGGTGCTGAAGATCGGCCAGGCGCACCAGCGAATCGGATTGGAACCGCGCTGGTACATGGGCGCCTACTGCTTCACCATGAACAAGCTGGTGGAGCTCGCCGCCCAGGTCTACCGCAAGAAGCCGGAACGGCTCGCCCAACTGCTGCAGGCGATCAACAAGGCGGTGTTCCTCGACATGGACCTGGCGACCTCGGTCTATGTCGACCTCAACACCGCGGCCATCATCTCGCGCGAACTGGGCAGCACCGCCGACAGCTTCGAGATGGAGGTGAAGGGGGTCGTGCAGGCCGTCGCGAGCGCCGCCCAGCAGTTGCAGGGCACCGCCCAGAACATGAGCCGCATGGCCGAGGAGACCAGCACACAGTCCACCGTCGTCGCCGCCGCCGCCGAAGAGGCCTCGGTCAACATCCAGACCGTGGCCGCCGCCGCCGAGGAGCTGACGGCCTCGATCGGCGAGATCAGCCATCAGGTCAGCCAGTCCGCCGCCATCGCCAGCGAGGCCATGTCGGAGGCGGAGCGCACCAACGCCACCGTCCAGGGTCTTGCCGATGCCGCCAGCCGCATCGGGCAGGTGGTCAAGCTGATCCACGACATCGCCAGCCAGACCAACCTGCTGGCCTTGAACGCAACGATCGAGGCGGCACGCGCAGGCGAAGCCGGCAAGGGCTTCGCCGTGGTGGCGTCGGAGGTCAAGAGTCTCGCCAACCAGACCGCCAAGGCGACCGAGGAGATCAACGCGCAGATCGGCGCCGTCCAGGGCGCGACCCAGGAGGCGGTGGGAGCGATCCGCTCGATCTCCGGCACCATCGCCCGCATCAACGATATCTCCACCTCCATCGCCAGCGCCATGGAGGAGCAGGGAGCCGCCACCACCGAAATCGCCCGCAATGTCCAGCAGGCGTCGATCGGCACCCGGGAGGTCAGCGAGACGATCGTGCAGGTCAACAGCTCCGCCGCCGAGGCCGGGAACGAGGCGCGCAACATGCTTGAAGCGACGACCGAGCTGAACCGCCAGTCGCAGACCCTGCGGGCGGAGGTCGACCGTTTCCTGGCACGGGTCCGGGCCGGCTGATCGCGAGGTTGCAGGACGGCCGAAAACGCCAAGGGGCGGGTCCTGCGGGCCCGCCCCTTCTGCTGTCCACGGTCACCGTCCACACCTCATGCAAGGGTGCAATCATCGTAAGCAGCCGCCGTGCGTCAAACCCAGCGCCGACCGCTGCCGATATCAGGTCCGCACCACCAGATCGCTGACCTTCACATCGGCAGCCCGCGCCGCCCGCCACACATCGTCCAGCGACCGCCAGTAGGAATGGCCACCAAGGCTGGCGAGCGATCCGCCCTTGATCACGACGAACAGACCGGTCCGTCCCAGATTCACCACTCGCATCATGCTCCGACCCTTCCTTGAATATTTAGGGAGAATTTTAGAAAAACAACTTTCCAATCCAAAAGGCGCATTTTCCTTGCGACATTCGATCAGACACTTATCAAGAAGCCTCTATACTGTCAATCAACGAAGCGGGCAGAGGACACCTTATTCTCTGACAGGCGGTGTGAATATTTGAATATCTCTGTTCGCATACGGTCGAATTCACGGTGTTCCATTCGTTTGCCAACCGATCGCGGCGGTGGGGAACGGCTGCCATCCGGTATCGTTGACTTGCTGGGCAGTGACCGGGCGGAGG encodes:
- the rpoH gene encoding RNA polymerase sigma factor RpoH; translated protein: MLKKLLTGENASLTRYVEESKRFPILAPEAERTLAVAWRDKGDAGALERLVGSHLRLVIKIARGFGGYGLPLVDLVAEGNVGLMQAAQKFDPDRGFRFATYATWWIRAAIQEYILHSWSLVKMGTTAAQKKLFFNLRRLKSQMEELEQGDLSPETVTAIATELDVPETEVVEMNRRLSSNDSSLDATLSADGETNWLELLADERPTQDAMLAEADELALRRRLVGQALERLDDRERRILFERRLKDDPSTLEALSQQFSVSRERVRQIEVRAFEKLQKAVLSAAQALRRPTAHHATA
- a CDS encoding globin-coupled sensor protein codes for the protein MLNAAQTQSIIDRITFLRIDETTKAVLREFQPYLAQRIDQILEEFYSYLRTVPQVSHLLASPSTVQHARDMQKQHWLRNVFTGTFDDSYMAQVLKIGQAHQRIGLEPRWYMGAYCFTMNKLVELAAQVYRKKPERLAQLLQAINKAVFLDMDLATSVYVDLNTAAIISRELGSTADSFEMEVKGVVQAVASAAQQLQGTAQNMSRMAEETSTQSTVVAAAAEEASVNIQTVAAAAEELTASIGEISHQVSQSAAIASEAMSEAERTNATVQGLADAASRIGQVVKLIHDIASQTNLLALNATIEAARAGEAGKGFAVVASEVKSLANQTAKATEEINAQIGAVQGATQEAVGAIRSISGTIARINDISTSIASAMEEQGAATTEIARNVQQASIGTREVSETIVQVNSSAAEAGNEARNMLEATTELNRQSQTLRAEVDRFLARVRAG